One genomic region from Pyrinomonadaceae bacterium encodes:
- a CDS encoding PaaI family thioesterase, which translates to MSNNQSESERTITVSWEDPRRLGEAARGLTGMQFLQKIVAGELPPPPIASLLKFELVELSEGHAIFAVVPKEYHYNPIGVVHGGLAATLLDSAMGCAVHSTLPAGAGYTTLEIKVNFVRPITADTGRVRAEAKLIHLGGRTATAEGRVIDEAGKLYAHATTTCLILRS; encoded by the coding sequence ATGTCGAACAATCAAAGTGAATCTGAACGAACCATCACTGTTAGCTGGGAAGATCCGCGCAGACTTGGTGAAGCCGCCCGCGGCTTAACCGGGATGCAATTCCTGCAAAAGATCGTCGCGGGCGAGTTGCCGCCGCCACCCATCGCTTCACTACTGAAATTCGAACTGGTGGAGTTAAGCGAGGGCCACGCGATATTCGCAGTCGTGCCGAAGGAATATCACTACAACCCGATCGGCGTTGTGCACGGCGGACTGGCGGCGACGTTGCTCGACTCAGCGATGGGCTGCGCAGTCCATTCGACGTTGCCCGCAGGCGCCGGTTACACGACGTTGGAAATCAAAGTTAACTTCGTACGGCCGATAACGGCGGATACGGGGCGCGTTCGTGCCGAAGCGAAGCTGATTCACTTAGGCGGCCGAACCGCCACCGCTGAAGGTCGCGTGATCGATGAAGCAGGGAAGTTATACGCGCACGCGACGACGACTTGCTTGATTCTTCGTTCTTAA
- a CDS encoding YciI family protein produces the protein MKFMLLIYQDEEIWGALTEAERQEVYREYRKLIEELEPKGTYLVGDELQPTKTARTVRVREGKPMITDGPFAETREQLGGFFLIEAADANEANAIAGRIPSARMGSIEVRPVAPTA, from the coding sequence ATGAAGTTCATGCTGCTGATTTACCAGGACGAAGAGATTTGGGGAGCTCTCACGGAAGCAGAGAGACAGGAAGTCTACCGCGAATATCGCAAGCTGATTGAGGAACTCGAGCCCAAAGGAACTTATCTGGTTGGCGACGAGTTACAGCCTACTAAGACAGCCCGGACCGTTCGCGTTCGCGAAGGCAAGCCGATGATCACTGACGGGCCGTTCGCAGAGACCCGCGAACAACTCGGCGGATTCTTTCTTATCGAAGCCGCGGACGCGAATGAAGCAAATGCCATCGCCGGGCGCATTCCCTCGGCGCGAATGGGATCAATCGAGGTGCGGCCGGTGGCGCCCACTGCCTGA
- a CDS encoding protein kinase, which produces MEELFPQTDLSHYRIISKLGAGGMGEVYLAEDTRLDRKVALKILNEDVATDSERLRRFVQEAKAASALNHPNIITIHEIGETGNRHFIAIEFIDGETLHDRLKGGPMSLRSVLDAGIQIGSALQAAHDANIIHRDIKPENVMVRPDGLIKVLDFGIAKVTGPVTPSQVDAEAPTLKGGTSPGTIVGTAAYMSPEQARAKPIDARTDIFSLGVVLYEMLTGRKPFEGETSMDVIAAILHKEPPPISESMPDVPAEIERIVNKQLRKDCDERYQTIKDLLIDLKDAQRELEFENKLKLRATLRETTPRATPPASVRTTASTGSIVNEIKKRKATAVAVATALVLASIAIIYTISSRNRASPSSAEPVPIGSIAVLPFQNRSSVAETEYLSEGLAESLIYGLSQFPNLRVSPSSTVNRYRGKEMDAVAIGNELGVNAVMTGRFAQHGDNLMISVELVDVRNNKLLWGRQYDRKLTDLLTTQREIAGEITQHLRLKISGEEHNRATRHYTKNSEAYQLYLKGQYHSARYTKEGFNKGIEYFEQAIAKDPNFALAYSGLAFCYYNQTDWVFAPKDSVPRAKQAVENALRIDDSLAQAHTMRAMLLLQYDWNWSGAEQEFRRGIELDPHYALGRSFLAWHLAAMGRFDESIAEDKRALDLDPLSTAVNADLGWDLYLARRYPEAIEQLRKAIDLEPNYWVSHVLLARCYVQTGRLNEAVASYERARQIENSIPEVVAGVGHGYAVSGRKAEALKIIRELQERSKKEFVPSYTIATIYAGLGEKEQALHHLTKSYEEGSFYMIHLKVEPLLDPLRSDSRFTDLMRKVGHVR; this is translated from the coding sequence ATGGAAGAGTTGTTCCCCCAAACTGATCTATCGCATTACCGCATCATCTCGAAGCTGGGCGCGGGCGGCATGGGTGAGGTTTACCTCGCCGAGGACACGCGGCTGGATCGCAAAGTCGCGCTGAAGATTTTGAACGAGGACGTCGCCACGGATTCGGAACGATTGCGCCGGTTTGTCCAGGAAGCGAAAGCGGCCTCGGCGCTCAATCATCCCAACATCATCACCATTCATGAAATTGGCGAAACCGGAAATCGGCACTTCATCGCCATTGAATTCATCGACGGCGAGACGCTGCACGATCGACTGAAAGGCGGCCCCATGTCACTCAGGTCAGTGCTGGATGCCGGGATTCAGATCGGTTCGGCATTGCAGGCTGCTCACGACGCCAACATCATTCACCGCGACATCAAACCCGAAAATGTGATGGTGCGTCCGGATGGACTAATCAAAGTCCTGGATTTCGGAATCGCGAAAGTAACCGGGCCAGTCACGCCGTCGCAGGTTGATGCCGAAGCACCCACCCTTAAAGGCGGGACGTCACCGGGAACGATTGTGGGCACGGCAGCTTACATGTCTCCCGAACAGGCGCGCGCCAAACCGATCGACGCGCGCACGGACATCTTCAGTCTCGGCGTTGTCCTCTATGAAATGCTGACCGGCCGAAAACCTTTTGAGGGCGAAACTTCGATGGATGTCATTGCGGCAATTCTGCACAAAGAGCCGCCGCCGATTTCCGAGTCGATGCCCGATGTGCCGGCCGAGATCGAAAGGATCGTCAACAAGCAGCTCAGAAAGGATTGTGACGAGCGCTATCAAACCATCAAGGACTTGCTGATTGATTTAAAAGACGCGCAGAGAGAGTTGGAGTTCGAAAACAAGTTGAAGCTTCGCGCGACCCTGCGCGAGACAACTCCCCGCGCAACACCTCCGGCGAGCGTCCGCACTACCGCGAGTACTGGTTCAATCGTCAACGAAATCAAGAAACGCAAAGCTACCGCCGTGGCGGTGGCGACTGCCCTGGTCCTCGCTTCGATCGCGATCATCTACACAATCTCATCACGTAATCGTGCTTCGCCGTCCTCCGCCGAACCTGTGCCTATCGGTTCGATCGCCGTACTTCCCTTTCAGAACCGAAGCTCAGTCGCGGAAACTGAATATCTTTCTGAGGGCCTGGCAGAATCGCTAATTTACGGGCTGTCACAATTTCCCAACCTGCGAGTCAGCCCGTCGAGTACAGTCAATCGGTACCGAGGTAAAGAGATGGATGCCGTCGCGATTGGCAACGAACTCGGTGTCAACGCAGTCATGACCGGACGCTTCGCGCAACACGGCGACAATCTCATGATCAGCGTCGAGTTGGTGGATGTGCGAAACAATAAACTGCTTTGGGGCAGGCAGTACGACCGCAAGTTGACCGATCTGCTGACTACGCAAAGAGAGATTGCCGGCGAGATTACCCAACACCTAAGACTGAAAATTTCAGGTGAAGAGCACAACCGCGCAACGCGGCATTACACAAAGAACTCAGAAGCCTACCAGCTATATCTGAAGGGACAGTACCACTCGGCGAGATACACGAAAGAAGGCTTCAACAAGGGCATCGAGTACTTCGAACAGGCGATCGCGAAAGATCCGAACTTCGCGCTGGCGTACAGCGGGCTGGCATTCTGTTATTACAACCAGACTGACTGGGTCTTTGCGCCTAAAGACTCTGTGCCGCGCGCGAAGCAGGCCGTCGAGAACGCTTTGCGGATCGATGATTCACTGGCGCAGGCCCATACGATGCGCGCCATGTTGCTGCTGCAATACGACTGGAACTGGTCTGGGGCCGAACAGGAATTCCGGCGGGGAATCGAGCTGGATCCGCATTATGCCCTGGGCCGCTCGTTCCTGGCGTGGCATCTCGCGGCGATGGGACGTTTTGACGAGAGCATTGCCGAGGACAAACGAGCTCTGGACCTGGATCCGCTCTCGACCGCAGTCAACGCGGATTTGGGATGGGATTTGTATTTGGCCCGGCGCTACCCTGAAGCAATCGAGCAACTTCGCAAAGCAATCGATCTCGAACCGAACTATTGGGTATCGCATGTCTTGCTGGCTCGCTGTTACGTGCAGACCGGAAGACTGAACGAAGCCGTCGCGTCATATGAAAGAGCCCGACAGATCGAAAACTCCATTCCTGAAGTGGTGGCCGGGGTCGGACACGGTTACGCGGTGTCAGGCCGAAAAGCCGAGGCGCTTAAGATCATTCGAGAGTTACAGGAGCGATCGAAGAAGGAGTTTGTTCCCTCGTACACAATCGCGACGATCTACGCCGGTCTCGGTGAGAAGGAGCAGGCGCTGCATCATCTCACAAAGTCATACGAAGAAGGCTCGTTCTACATGATTCATCTCAAAGTTGAGCCATTACTCGATCCACTTCGTTCCGATTCAAGGTTTACGGATCTAATGAGGAAGGTGGGGCATGTGCGGTAG
- a CDS encoding DUF1801 domain-containing protein, whose product MATKKKSVKQAKPQSIDEYLARVPAESRAALEKLRRTIKSIVPEALETISYEIPTFQLNGRMLVSFAAFSAHCSFFPGAGPLEAHRDELESFPTSKGTIRFTPDRPLSATLIKKLVETRIKLDRARTKL is encoded by the coding sequence ATGGCGACGAAGAAGAAATCAGTTAAGCAGGCAAAGCCGCAGAGCATCGACGAATATCTCGCGCGCGTGCCGGCGGAATCGCGGGCGGCGCTCGAAAAGCTCCGCCGCACAATCAAGTCAATCGTCCCTGAAGCGCTGGAGACAATCAGCTACGAGATTCCCACTTTCCAACTGAACGGCCGGATGTTGGTTTCGTTCGCAGCTTTCTCAGCACATTGCAGTTTCTTTCCTGGCGCGGGACCCCTCGAAGCGCATAGAGACGAGCTGGAGTCGTTTCCAACTTCAAAAGGAACAATACGCTTTACGCCGGATCGTCCGTTGTCTGCGACCTTGATTAAGAAACTCGTCGAGACGCGCATCAAACTGGACCGGGCGCGCACGAAACTCTAA
- a CDS encoding RNA polymerase sigma factor yields the protein MISTVNTAVDDVYRADWGRIVATLIRSFGDFDVAEDAAQEAFAAAVKQWPNEGVPASPAAWIIQTAKHKAIDRLRRQTRFQEKAESYALEQPTTTEQPELTDGEIPDDRLRLIFTCCHPALAPEAQVALTLRTLCGLETDEIARAFLVPAPTMAQRLVRAKRKIRDAGIPYKIPDTSEIRQRLDAVLTVIYLVFNEGYASTHGERLVRTDLCAEAIRLARIVRMLLAPYPPAEVTGLLALMLLHDSRRDARVDESGDLVVLEEQDRALWNQSQIDEAFPLVRQAIASPAAGTYALQAAIAAEHCKAQRSEQTDWRQIVELYDRLARLQPSPIVSLNRAVAVAMADGPESGLRLIDDLMASGELDDYHLLHAARADLLRRSGSSEEAAASYDRALELTSNDAERRFLEKRRRNMQVASGD from the coding sequence ATGATTTCCACGGTTAATACGGCGGTTGACGACGTTTATCGAGCCGATTGGGGTCGCATCGTAGCGACGCTGATCCGCTCGTTCGGCGATTTCGATGTTGCCGAAGATGCCGCGCAAGAGGCTTTTGCCGCGGCCGTAAAGCAGTGGCCGAACGAAGGCGTGCCCGCATCTCCGGCCGCATGGATAATTCAAACTGCGAAGCACAAAGCCATCGATCGGCTCAGGCGCCAGACACGATTTCAAGAGAAGGCCGAATCCTACGCGCTGGAGCAGCCAACTACAACTGAGCAACCAGAGCTGACGGACGGGGAAATTCCCGACGATCGACTGCGGCTGATTTTCACTTGTTGTCACCCCGCACTGGCCCCGGAAGCGCAGGTCGCTCTGACGCTGCGTACGCTTTGCGGTTTGGAAACGGATGAGATCGCGCGCGCCTTTCTGGTTCCAGCGCCGACGATGGCGCAGCGGCTGGTGAGAGCGAAGCGAAAGATTCGCGACGCCGGTATTCCTTACAAGATTCCTGACACCAGCGAGATTCGTCAAAGGCTCGACGCGGTCTTGACGGTCATCTACCTGGTCTTCAACGAAGGTTACGCATCGACTCACGGCGAACGTCTGGTGCGAACGGATCTGTGCGCTGAGGCGATTCGCCTGGCGCGCATCGTGCGGATGTTATTGGCGCCGTATCCACCCGCTGAAGTTACCGGCTTGTTGGCGCTGATGCTTCTGCATGACTCGCGGCGCGACGCGCGCGTGGATGAGTCCGGCGATCTAGTGGTGCTGGAAGAGCAGGATCGCGCGCTTTGGAATCAGTCCCAAATCGACGAGGCCTTTCCTCTTGTTAGGCAGGCAATCGCATCGCCTGCGGCGGGCACTTACGCGCTGCAGGCCGCGATCGCGGCGGAACATTGCAAAGCGCAACGCTCGGAACAGACGGACTGGCGACAGATTGTAGAGCTTTATGATCGCCTCGCGCGTTTGCAGCCCTCTCCGATTGTCTCGCTCAATCGCGCCGTTGCCGTGGCCATGGCTGATGGGCCAGAGAGCGGACTTCGCTTGATCGACGACCTGATGGCGTCCGGCGAGCTTGATGATTACCATCTGCTACACGCCGCGCGCGCGGACCTTTTGCGCAGAAGTGGATCAAGCGAAGAGGCCGCTGCCAGCTACGATCGCGCGCTCGAGTTAACGAGCAACGACGCCGAAAGACGTTTCCTGGAAAAGCGCCGGCGGAACATGCAAGTAGCTTCAGGCGACTGA
- a CDS encoding cation:proton antiporter — MGIPEIPLTANLLLFAAGPSGHAELLNNIALCVIVAAVLAFVANKLKQPGLLAYLLAGVLIGPEIGFKLITDPEIIEAISEIGLVLLLFIIGLEMDLKKLRASGKPVIATGVTQFLICVALGIPFFLLLGFRAGNPNAFGGEFGLLYLSIAAAISSTMIAVKLLYDKYELDTLPGRITLGILVFQDIWAIIALALQPNLRNPRFAPLASSFGKGILLLAVTLLLSRYVLPRLFRSVAKIPELVLIMALAWCFLVCAAASYSGLSKEMGALIAGVALSTFPYSLDVIAKVISIRDFFVTLFFVALGMKIPMPTPGILGLAALTSAFLIASRFMSIFPVLYLMRYGHRVSLIPAINLSQISEFSLVIASLGLALGHINSQTVSLIIFVFVITSTISTHMISYNHQLAAGLSRVLSVLRIRDLAGKNITEALPASPKRVVFLGFFREASAIVHEFELSGGENQRHPLLDEMLVIDFNPVVYSELQRRGIECVYGDIAHMDTLHHARIHDAEVVISTIPDHILKGTDNERLLKKISQLSPDAHIIVTADSPRAAIDLYDRGADFVFIPRIHSSSEVARVIEIGLSDGFEKLRDEQLAHLRTRDEVLA, encoded by the coding sequence ATGGGGATACCTGAGATTCCTCTAACTGCCAACCTTCTGTTATTCGCTGCCGGACCTTCCGGGCACGCTGAACTTCTAAACAACATTGCGTTGTGTGTGATCGTCGCGGCCGTGCTGGCGTTCGTCGCGAACAAGTTAAAGCAGCCGGGACTGCTCGCTTATTTGCTGGCCGGGGTGCTGATTGGTCCTGAAATCGGATTCAAGCTCATCACCGACCCTGAAATCATCGAGGCCATTTCTGAAATTGGATTAGTTCTACTTCTGTTCATCATCGGCCTGGAGATGGACCTCAAGAAGCTTCGCGCTTCAGGCAAGCCCGTGATCGCGACTGGCGTAACCCAATTCCTGATCTGCGTGGCGCTGGGCATTCCCTTTTTTCTGTTGCTCGGCTTCCGCGCGGGCAACCCAAACGCATTTGGCGGCGAGTTCGGATTGTTGTACCTCTCGATAGCCGCCGCCATCAGTAGCACGATGATCGCGGTGAAGCTGCTCTATGATAAGTACGAGCTCGACACGCTTCCCGGCCGCATCACCCTCGGCATCCTGGTCTTTCAGGACATCTGGGCCATCATTGCGCTGGCGCTGCAACCCAATCTCCGTAATCCCCGATTCGCGCCTCTTGCCTCCTCATTTGGAAAAGGAATTCTGCTGCTGGCGGTTACGCTACTGCTCAGTCGTTATGTTCTTCCCCGCCTGTTTCGGTCGGTAGCAAAAATACCTGAACTCGTGCTCATCATGGCGCTCGCCTGGTGTTTTCTTGTCTGCGCGGCGGCGAGCTACTCCGGCTTGTCGAAAGAGATGGGCGCACTGATTGCGGGAGTCGCACTGTCGACCTTTCCTTACAGTTTGGATGTCATTGCGAAAGTCATCAGCATCAGGGATTTCTTTGTCACGCTCTTCTTCGTGGCCCTGGGAATGAAAATTCCCATGCCCACACCCGGTATCCTTGGCTTAGCTGCGCTGACTTCAGCTTTTCTGATCGCCAGCCGCTTCATGTCGATCTTTCCGGTGCTCTACCTGATGCGCTATGGCCACCGCGTCAGCCTGATTCCGGCGATCAACCTCTCTCAAATCAGTGAGTTCTCGCTCGTCATTGCTTCTTTGGGATTGGCCCTGGGCCATATCAATAGCCAAACCGTTTCGCTGATCATATTTGTGTTCGTGATCACTTCAACCATCTCTACCCACATGATTAGCTATAACCATCAACTGGCCGCCGGGTTAAGTCGGGTGCTGTCGGTCTTACGTATTAGGGACCTGGCGGGAAAGAACATCACGGAAGCCCTGCCGGCTTCTCCTAAGCGCGTGGTCTTCCTCGGATTCTTTCGCGAGGCAAGCGCCATCGTTCACGAGTTTGAATTGAGTGGAGGTGAAAACCAACGCCATCCGTTACTCGACGAGATGCTGGTCATCGATTTCAATCCCGTGGTGTATTCCGAACTACAACGGCGCGGTATTGAATGCGTCTATGGGGACATAGCGCATATGGACACGCTGCATCATGCCCGAATTCACGACGCGGAGGTCGTCATCTCAACAATTCCTGATCACATTCTGAAAGGAACTGACAACGAGCGGCTGCTGAAAAAGATCAGTCAATTGTCGCCCGACGCGCACATCATCGTGACCGCAGACAGCCCGCGCGCCGCGATCGATCTTTACGACCGGGGCGCAGATTTCGTCTTCATCCCGCGCATCCATTCTTCAAGTGAGGTCGCAAGAGTGATCGAAATTGGACTCAGTGACGGGTTTGAGAAACTGCGGGATGAGCAGCTTGCACACTTGCGCACGCGCGACGAGGTTCTAGCCTGA
- a CDS encoding VOC family protein — MRGITPMLWYDKEAEEAAQFYCSVFRNSKQGHVSRYPGGEVSEKSGQPAGLVMTAEFEIDGQKFVALNGGPMFKFNEAISLVINCESQEEVDYYWEKLTADGGQESMCGWLKDKYGLSWQVTPTRLTELTKDPSKAGKVMEAMMQMRKLDIAKLEAAAAEAA; from the coding sequence ATGCGAGGAATCACACCAATGTTGTGGTACGACAAGGAAGCTGAGGAAGCCGCGCAGTTCTACTGCTCGGTTTTCAGAAACTCAAAGCAGGGTCACGTCAGCCGTTACCCGGGCGGCGAAGTGTCCGAGAAGTCCGGCCAACCGGCTGGCTTAGTCATGACTGCTGAGTTCGAAATTGACGGACAGAAATTCGTGGCGTTAAATGGCGGCCCAATGTTCAAGTTCAACGAGGCGATTTCGTTGGTCATCAATTGCGAGAGCCAGGAAGAAGTCGATTATTACTGGGAGAAGCTCACGGCTGATGGCGGCCAGGAGAGTATGTGCGGCTGGCTGAAGGACAAGTATGGCTTGTCATGGCAGGTCACGCCGACGCGTCTCACCGAATTAACAAAGGACCCGTCCAAAGCAGGCAAGGTGATGGAGGCGATGATGCAAATGCGCAAGCTCGACATCGCAAAATTGGAAGCCGCCGCTGCGGAAGCCGCGTAG
- a CDS encoding YciI family protein, producing the protein MKYMLLVYMDEQAITDQERQQCYVESAQLTQDLNAKGQYVAAGPLHSVATATSVRVRDGRRVVTDGPFAETREQLGGYYIVDAKDLDEAMAIAERIPPARYGTIEIRPLLEIEGLPGQQPARAEISDLKSEI; encoded by the coding sequence ATGAAATACATGTTACTGGTTTACATGGACGAGCAGGCGATCACCGATCAAGAGCGGCAGCAGTGCTACGTCGAATCCGCGCAACTCACGCAGGATCTTAATGCAAAAGGCCAATATGTAGCCGCCGGCCCTTTGCATTCCGTCGCCACCGCGACGAGTGTGCGCGTGCGCGACGGACGGCGCGTCGTCACTGATGGGCCGTTCGCCGAAACCCGCGAGCAGCTCGGTGGTTACTACATCGTTGACGCAAAAGACCTTGATGAAGCGATGGCGATCGCCGAGCGAATACCGCCCGCGCGTTACGGCACGATCGAGATTCGGCCTCTTTTGGAAATAGAAGGGCTGCCAGGTCAGCAGCCCGCGCGTGCTGAGATCTCAGATTTGAAATCTGAGATCTGA
- a CDS encoding YciI family protein: MVIVKADKDSEAGIMPTEKMLTDMGNFNQQLVDAGVMLAGEGLQPSSKGARVKFGSKGTTSVIDGPFAETKELVAGFWVWKCNSKAEAIEWLKKAPFENTEVEIRQVFEAEDFGEEFTPEARAQEERIREQLEAQK, from the coding sequence ATGGTGATAGTAAAAGCGGACAAGGATTCTGAAGCAGGCATTATGCCGACTGAGAAGATGCTCACCGACATGGGCAACTTCAACCAACAGTTAGTCGATGCGGGCGTGATGCTTGCCGGTGAGGGACTTCAGCCGTCTTCGAAAGGGGCGCGCGTGAAATTCGGTAGCAAAGGCACCACGAGTGTCATCGACGGCCCGTTCGCGGAAACTAAAGAGCTAGTCGCCGGATTCTGGGTGTGGAAATGTAACTCGAAAGCAGAAGCGATTGAATGGCTAAAGAAGGCGCCCTTCGAAAACACCGAGGTTGAGATTCGGCAGGTGTTCGAAGCGGAAGACTTTGGCGAGGAATTCACCCCTGAAGCACGCGCGCAGGAAGAGCGAATCCGAGAACAACTCGAGGCGCAGAAGTAG
- a CDS encoding DNA alkylation repair protein: protein MATKPEKPLKLTAKEFLARLKAQGSAAEAEKTLRYFKSGEGEYGAGDKFIGVRMGQVFALAKEFSDMPLDELEKLLDSPIHEARVGSLSIMGIHGRRKKTPEALRKQFFDLYMRRHDRVNNWDLVDLGALYIVGTYLINHPRAVLYKLARSKNIWERRTAIVGTGPLIRNGETADTFKIAEMLLNDKEDLIHKGTGWMLRTAGDVHRDKLLKFLDKHAGTMPRTCLRYALEKFDKKQREHYMSLGSKSKAKRSKT, encoded by the coding sequence ATGGCGACGAAACCCGAGAAGCCGCTAAAACTCACGGCCAAGGAGTTCCTCGCGCGTTTGAAAGCGCAGGGGTCTGCGGCCGAAGCCGAGAAGACGCTGCGTTATTTCAAATCCGGCGAAGGTGAGTATGGCGCAGGCGATAAGTTTATCGGCGTGCGCATGGGACAAGTGTTCGCCCTCGCCAAAGAGTTCAGCGATATGCCCCTGGATGAACTCGAGAAGCTGCTCGACAGTCCCATCCATGAAGCCCGCGTAGGCTCGCTGAGCATCATGGGCATACACGGGCGTCGCAAAAAAACGCCGGAAGCGCTGCGAAAGCAATTCTTCGATCTCTACATGCGGCGTCACGATCGAGTGAACAACTGGGACCTGGTTGATTTGGGCGCGCTCTACATCGTTGGCACTTACCTGATCAATCACCCGCGCGCGGTCTTGTACAAACTCGCGCGCTCAAAAAATATCTGGGAGCGCAGGACGGCGATTGTCGGCACTGGCCCGCTAATCCGAAATGGTGAGACGGCCGACACCTTCAAGATTGCGGAGATGCTGCTCAATGACAAAGAAGACCTGATTCACAAAGGCACCGGCTGGATGTTGCGCACGGCCGGGGACGTTCACCGGGACAAGCTGTTGAAGTTTCTGGACAAGCACGCCGGGACGATGCCGCGCACGTGCCTGCGATATGCGCTTGAGAAGTTCGATAAGAAGCAACGCGAGCACTACATGAGTCTGGGAAGTAAATCGAAAGCGAAGCGGAGCAAAACATGA
- a CDS encoding VOC family protein, translated as MEIVPHLNFNGQCREAFETYEKVLGGKITFMGTWGEMPGADQFPAEMHKLIMHTTLSLGDQTIMGADSPPDRYEKPQGLWVSIGVNDTAEGERIFTALSEGGAVVMPFQQTFWSPGFGMCNDRFGTPWMVNTNGPAQS; from the coding sequence ATGGAGATAGTTCCACATCTAAACTTTAACGGGCAGTGCCGAGAAGCTTTTGAAACTTACGAAAAGGTGCTCGGCGGCAAAATCACCTTCATGGGAACCTGGGGCGAGATGCCGGGCGCCGATCAATTCCCGGCCGAGATGCACAAACTGATCATGCACACCACGCTCTCGCTGGGCGATCAAACGATCATGGGCGCCGATTCTCCACCCGACCGATACGAGAAGCCGCAGGGACTTTGGGTCTCGATCGGTGTCAACGACACCGCTGAGGGTGAACGAATCTTCACGGCACTCTCTGAAGGGGGCGCCGTGGTCATGCCGTTTCAGCAAACGTTCTGGTCGCCGGGCTTTGGCATGTGCAACGATCGCTTCGGCACGCCGTGGATGGTGAACACGAACGGCCCGGCACAAAGCTGA
- a CDS encoding SUMF1/EgtB/PvdO family nonheme iron enzyme translates to MRSFVGPNGHVMISIAGGGFVMGSPVTESGRSQVEAQHEVVIPRRYAIATTEVTNDQFRKFLETVPDYGARWRAATATRFGDPPRFEKFSRTPDSPQVAVSWYDAARYCNWLSELAGIPKNQWVYPEDIDASKGLELPADYLRRTGYRLPTEAEWEYAARAGRRWAWHFGNDVSLLPRYAWYDGNTKKERAHPVGQLLPNGWGLFDMLGNVWEWTFDRRQSYPPAGRVTQDVEDSVLRVSNDVARTRRGGSFAYEWFTTRSAHRGDITYFPHQTRDNVGFRVARTLPRIYRPSR, encoded by the coding sequence GTGCGTTCTTTCGTCGGGCCCAACGGTCACGTGATGATTAGTATCGCGGGCGGCGGATTTGTTATGGGTTCGCCGGTGACTGAGTCCGGGCGATCTCAAGTCGAAGCGCAGCATGAGGTGGTAATTCCCAGAAGGTATGCGATCGCCACGACCGAAGTAACGAATGATCAGTTTCGGAAATTTCTGGAGACAGTTCCCGATTATGGCGCGCGTTGGCGCGCCGCGACCGCAACCCGATTCGGCGACCCGCCGAGGTTTGAGAAGTTTTCAAGGACGCCCGACAGCCCGCAGGTCGCTGTCAGTTGGTACGACGCCGCGAGGTACTGCAACTGGCTGAGCGAACTCGCCGGCATTCCCAAAAACCAGTGGGTCTATCCCGAGGACATTGACGCGTCAAAGGGTCTTGAGCTGCCGGCTGATTATTTGCGACGCACCGGCTACCGTTTGCCGACAGAAGCGGAATGGGAATATGCCGCGCGGGCTGGGAGACGTTGGGCCTGGCATTTTGGAAATGACGTCAGCCTGTTACCACGTTACGCATGGTATGACGGCAACACGAAGAAGGAGCGCGCCCATCCGGTCGGACAACTTTTGCCGAATGGTTGGGGACTCTTTGACATGCTCGGAAACGTTTGGGAGTGGACATTCGATCGCCGTCAAAGCTATCCGCCTGCTGGCAGAGTCACGCAAGATGTCGAGGATTCGGTCCTGCGTGTATCAAACGACGTGGCGCGCACTCGGCGTGGAGGCTCGTTCGCATACGAATGGTTCACCACACGTTCGGCGCATCGTGGTGACATTACATATTTTCCGCACCAGACGCGTGATAACGTAGGATTTCGCGTGGCGCGAACTCTACCGCGAATCTATCGTCCGAGTAGATGA
- a CDS encoding DoxX family protein has translation MNIILWILQILLGLLFLFAGVTKFVFSVEEMNAQAPVVMPGIFLHFIGICEVLGGLGLILPSLLRIKPRLTSWAALGLAIIMVGATVIGLMGPVKASAAFTLIICLLLLLVAYGRWRLKPISPK, from the coding sequence ATGAACATCATCCTGTGGATTCTTCAAATTCTGCTTGGGCTGTTATTTCTTTTTGCGGGCGTGACGAAGTTTGTATTTTCTGTCGAAGAGATGAACGCGCAGGCGCCGGTGGTGATGCCGGGGATCTTTTTGCACTTCATTGGAATCTGCGAGGTTCTTGGAGGACTCGGTCTGATACTTCCGTCATTGTTGCGGATCAAGCCCCGACTGACGTCGTGGGCAGCTTTAGGTCTCGCGATCATAATGGTTGGGGCGACTGTCATCGGCCTGATGGGTCCCGTGAAAGCTTCGGCGGCTTTCACACTTATAATTTGCTTGCTTCTTCTTCTTGTCGCGTACGGGCGGTGGCGGCTCAAGCCGATTTCGCCTAAATAA